In Tubulanus polymorphus chromosome 2, tnTubPoly1.2, whole genome shotgun sequence, a single window of DNA contains:
- the LOC141900365 gene encoding uncharacterized protein LOC141900365, translating into MAECNLPPPSYESVVQPDVRLTFFDFWPKCLDRSDKIKRAPFEQFRLLIARANEFLLTRSDIILKNVQTISKKCANLSNVYNGCLYYRYGDSHAAIVYGLRLWFAIDPSFKPSAPLQLQYIDLKPRNLNSSHEYVSYPRLDEVIKEFNEGLRTRPLEGSVVSIDTVTLKIDKEIWKHLDGNISTEQTSWPDIYKQHLFQFIRVFYLIGPPKYEYVGIQDFVPHKTCGRGVFHGTPEYTSYSSMLPALQTWLRNDTRKTIKNINTVETIYVSSTESGESGHNLFTTYPYFYKIYGKERVRFMRVGYVVPQDPTVNPQNNHYPGLSYRTFVPGYLGGSDTTKYQSMIQLMKYAISWLNATRANVICAEFCGPFHHDYIKNGDSRAESSTLDGEWYWQRSGNSTHLVPYKFIYFIRVYLDRYYPEPAEGSLVEVPSQYDGECRIL; encoded by the exons ATGGCTGAATGTAATTTACCTCCACCCTCGTACGAGTCTGTAGTACAACCCGATGTTAGACTGACCTTCTTCGATTTTTGGCCGAAATGTCTGGATCGAAGCGATAAAATCAAACGAGCACCGTTCGAACAATTCAG ATTGTTGATTGCACGAGCGAATGAATTTCTACTGACTCGAAGCGATATCATTCTGAAAAACGTTCAAACGATCAGTAAAAAATGTGCCAATCTCAGTAATGTTTATAATGGGTGTTTATACTATAGATACGGAGATTCTCACGCTGCTATTGTGTACGGATTGAG atTATGGTTTGCAATTGATCCCTCGTTCAAACCCTCGGCACCTTTACAGCTTCAATACATAGATCTAAAACCGCGcaatttgaattctagtcaCGAATACGTGTCGTATCCTCGACTCGACGAAGTCATCAAAGAATTCAACGAAGGTTTAAGAACTCGTCCACTAGAAG GCAGTGTAGTTAGTATTGATACAGTGACATTGAAGATCGATAAAGAGATCTGGAAACACCTCGATGGTAACATTTCAACGGAACAGACATCATGGCCAGATATTTATAAACAACATTTGTTTCAGTTTATTCGAGTGTTTTATTTAATTGGTCCTCCGAAATATGAATACGTag gaattcaagattttgtacCTCATAAGACGTGTGGAAGAGGTGTGTTTCATGGAACCCCTGAATACACGTCATACAGTAGTATGTTACCAGCTCTACAGACTTGGTTACGCAATGATACCAGAAAG aCGATCAAGAATATAAACACAGTCGAAACAATCTACGTCAGTTCCACCGAGTCGG GAGAAAGTGGCCACAATCTATTCACCACCTATCCGTACTTCTACAAGATTTACGGAAAGGAAAGAGTTCGTTTCATGAGAGTTGGGTACGTCGTACCGCAAGATCCAACGGTAAACCCTCAAAACAACCACTACCCGGGACTGAGTTACAGAACGTTCGTACCGGGATACCTGGGCGGTTCGGATACGACTAAATATCAATCGATGATACAACTGATGAAATATGCAATATCATGGCTGAACGCAACAC GTGCCAATGTAATTTGTGCCGAGTTTTGTGGACCTTTCCATCACGATTACATAAAAAATGGAGACAGTCGGGCTGAAAGTTCTACGTTAGATGGTGAATGGTACTGGCAAAGATCGGGGAACAGTACTCATCTTGTTCCATACaagtttatatatttcatcag GGTCTACCTAGATAGATATTACCCAGAACCTGCTGAAGGTTCACTTGTTGAAGTACCCTCGCAGTATGACGGTGAATGTAGGATATTGTGA